ATCTGCACCCGCAGCCAGAGTGCCAGCGCGCCCAGCGGCAGTGCGATAAAGAACGGGATGCGCCAGCCCCAGCTCAGCATCTGCTCTGGTGTCAGTAACACTGAAAGCAGCGCCACAATGCCCGCGCCTGCCAGCAATCCCAGCGCCACGGTAAAGGATTGCCATGCGCCATACAGGCCGCGCTTTCCGCGTGGTGCAAACTCGGTCATCAGCGACACCGCCCCGCCGTACTCGCCTCCCGCGAACAGGCCCTGCAGAATACGCAGACCGGTAACGATCAGCGGCGCTACGATACCCAGCTGGGCATAGGTCGGAACCAGACCAATGGCGGCTGTCGCCAGCGTCATCATTATCAATACAAAAATCAGTGTGGGTTTTCGCCCGATGCGATCGCCCATCCGGCCAAAAACAATGGCACCCAGTGGACGGAAGAAGAAGGCGATGGCAAACGACGCATAGGTCAGCAGCAACCCGGTCAGCGCTGACTCGCCCTCCAGCCGGAAAAAGTTCTGCGCAATCACTGTGGCCAGAAAGCCATAGACCGCAAACTCATACCATTCAATGAAATTACCGACCGAACCGGCAAGCAGAGCACGTTTTCGGCTGGCGGAGGAGAGCAGATTATCAGCAGGAGCAGACATGGCAGGCGATCCTTTTTAAAGCCTCATCAGTCGCTTATGATTAGCACAATCGCTGCTCATCTGCGCAAACTTCTGCCCGTCGCGTTACTTCAGGCACATAAATCTGCGGTTGCAGACCCCCACACGCTCTTTTTCACCTTCAGTTCTTGCACAACCGCTTTGCGATTGTCAGGATACGCGGCATTGAATGAATCAGGCGGATAGATGATGAACGCACACACCTCAAAAGATCCTCTGCATGGCATCACGCTGGAGATGCAGATAAACAGTTTAGTCGCGCAGTATGGCTGGGCAGAGCTGGCAAAACGGATCAACATTAACTGCTTTAAAAGCGATCCCAGCGTTAAATCGAGCCTGAAGTTTTTACGCCGTACGCCCTGGGCGCGTGCTGAAGTCGAAGCGCTCTATCTGGCTTCGTTAAATGCACAACCGGCAGCACGCGAAGAACCGGCTGAAGAAGCCGATCGGCCACCTGCTGAAGATCCGTGGGGCAAGTGGCGCGGCAACACGCCGGAGTAACACTGAAAACGAAGCAATAAAAAAGCCCGCGCAGGTAAACCTGGGCGGGCTTTTTTTACGTCAGGCTGCTGTTACAGCGCCATGTCGTGTTTCGCTGAAGGCGCAGCCTGCTCAGGCTGTGCTGCCGGCGCGTCTGCGGTTTTGCCTTCCATGTTGATCACGGGCGGCGTGGTCAGCTGCAGGGTCGCTGCGGTCTCATTCCAGACCTGCTGCAGCAACGGCACGTTGTCATTCAGTTTCTGACCGTAGCCTGGGATCATTTTGTGGATCTTCGCCTGCCATTCCGGTGACTTAAACTCTTCCGGGAACAGTTTCTGCATCACGCTCAGAGAGATTGGCGCTGCGGTTGATGCACCAGGAGAAGCACCCAGCAGAGCCGCGACAGTTTTCTGCTGATCGGTCACAATTTCTGTACCCAGTTTCAGCACGCCACCTTTATCAGCATCTTTCTTGATAATCTGCACACGCTGACCGGCCTGAATCAGTTTCCAGTCCTCTTTCTTCGCGTCCGGGTAGTACTCTTTCAGCGACTCGAAGCGATCTTCATCACTCAGCATCACCTGTCCAATCAGGTATTTCACCAGATCGAAGTTATCCATACCCACATCCGTCATTGGCACGATGTTATGGGTAGTGGTGGTGCTCAGCAGATCAAACAGCGAGCCGTTTTTCAGGA
This DNA window, taken from Pantoea vagans, encodes the following:
- a CDS encoding VF530 family DNA-binding protein; amino-acid sequence: MNAHTSKDPLHGITLEMQINSLVAQYGWAELAKRININCFKSDPSVKSSLKFLRRTPWARAEVEALYLASLNAQPAAREEPAEEADRPPAEDPWGKWRGNTPE